A portion of the Bacillus oleivorans genome contains these proteins:
- a CDS encoding LysE family transporter produces the protein MSISVFLSYIILGLTLAAPIGPVNTVRVDKGIQNGFWHAWVVGVGSMIADGIYMLMVYLGVVHFLNAPPVQTFLWLFGGFVLIYSGIECILGANNLSLNNERQKESLLKCFFTGFIMSISSPLSILFWLGIYGSVLAKTAVTYGTGELLLYSSMIFLGLALWDLFVAGLTSGFRRYLTANSLMAISKLSGLSLIGFGVYFGYEGFQALLR, from the coding sequence ATGAGTATTAGTGTGTTTTTAAGCTATATCATCTTAGGATTAACATTAGCTGCACCTATTGGTCCTGTTAATACAGTTAGAGTAGATAAAGGGATTCAAAATGGTTTTTGGCATGCCTGGGTTGTTGGTGTAGGCTCAATGATTGCGGATGGTATTTATATGTTAATGGTGTATTTAGGAGTAGTCCATTTTTTAAATGCGCCTCCTGTTCAAACGTTCTTATGGCTTTTTGGCGGATTTGTTCTTATTTATAGTGGTATTGAATGTATTCTTGGCGCTAATAATCTTTCATTGAATAATGAGCGCCAAAAGGAATCTTTACTGAAATGTTTTTTTACTGGCTTTATTATGTCGATTTCTAGTCCGCTATCGATTTTATTTTGGCTTGGAATCTACGGTTCCGTACTGGCTAAAACAGCTGTAACATATGGCACTGGTGAACTTTTACTCTATAGTTCTATGATTTTTTTGGGTCTTGCTCTGTGGGACTTGTTTGTAGCTGGTCTAACAAGCGGGTTTAGAAGATATTTAACGGCCAATAGTCTGATGGCGATTTCCAAATTATCTGGTCTGTCCCTTATCGGGTTTGGTGTCTATTTTGGGTATGAAGGATTTCAGGCTTTATTAAGATAG
- a CDS encoding NUDIX hydrolase — MESEWLTIFDDNMKPNGKATREEVHQKGYWHETFHCWFIRKEEEKTYIYFQIRSEYKKDYPNLLDITAAGHILSHETVLDGVREVKEELGIDISMDELVPLGVIPYSVDNNDIIDREMAHVFIYESIQAWNDFKLQKEEVSGILKIELSSFYKLWFGGKQYVPAFGFVVNQTGEKEIVKKLLTKADFVQHEDFYFKKVLNGIKAI; from the coding sequence ATGGAATCTGAATGGCTTACTATTTTCGATGATAACATGAAACCAAACGGAAAAGCCACTAGGGAAGAAGTTCATCAAAAGGGATACTGGCATGAGACTTTTCATTGCTGGTTCATAAGAAAGGAAGAAGAAAAAACCTATATCTATTTTCAGATCCGAAGTGAATACAAAAAAGATTACCCAAATCTTTTAGATATAACGGCTGCGGGACATATTTTATCTCATGAAACTGTATTAGATGGGGTCAGAGAGGTTAAGGAGGAATTAGGAATAGACATCTCAATGGATGAATTAGTACCTTTGGGAGTTATTCCGTATAGTGTAGACAACAACGATATAATCGATAGGGAAATGGCACACGTTTTTATCTATGAAAGTATTCAAGCGTGGAATGATTTTAAATTGCAGAAAGAAGAAGTATCTGGAATTCTAAAAATTGAATTAAGCAGTTTTTATAAGCTTTGGTTCGGCGGTAAACAATATGTCCCAGCTTTTGGCTTTGTTGTTAATCAGACAGGTGAGAAGGAAATCGTAAAAAAACTGCTTACAAAAGCTGATTTTGTTCAACATGAAGATTTCTATTTTAAAAAGGTATTGAATGGGATCAAAGCCATTTAA
- a CDS encoding DUF2500 domain-containing protein — protein sequence MEQGLDLFNLMNTFVPLFFIIIIGIIIFSAIKGISQWSHNNRQPVLHVKAFVVTKRTRVSGGANETPSSTSYYVTFEVDSGDRMEFQVNGSEYGYLAEGDQGTLEFQGTRYLSFTRMVNQE from the coding sequence ATGGAACAAGGATTAGATCTGTTTAACTTAATGAATACATTTGTACCTTTATTTTTTATTATTATAATAGGAATCATTATTTTTTCAGCAATTAAAGGGATTTCCCAGTGGAGTCATAATAATCGCCAACCGGTTCTCCATGTAAAAGCGTTCGTGGTTACAAAAAGAACTAGAGTAAGCGGCGGGGCAAATGAAACCCCATCGAGCACAAGCTACTATGTAACCTTTGAGGTAGATAGCGGAGACCGCATGGAGTTTCAAGTAAATGGTTCAGAATATGGATATTTGGCAGAAGGCGATCAAGGAACTCTAGAGTTTCAGGGAACAAGGTATTTAAGTTTTACAAGAATGGTGAATCAAGAGTAG
- a CDS encoding GAF domain-containing sensor histidine kinase has translation MKKLLTSPKTERPASIYLSIISLIGWFYVGLQFFKVDGEFDLWIYAILLIFLAICELFPVPVWKGFTTLSFPIVYVLFVLFGLPLAMISYALVIFMVNIMDRRPFRIVSFNPAQLVLSFSIAVFLSGLFLPNLNHESVLLTQIIELFVISLFFYLLNNILIDLVLLLRPQNYPFQLWKQKLFSELNSGIISFAYGCLFFILGSQNRGQIDVFTFFFFFSPLVAIALFSSVIARLKIERNRLNALFSLTTTLNKILPTKEWIVALKSSFHELIDVEGLVLWTTENGRWKLSYKDGKVNPSSTSLSEETMEWFEKMKKPLIIIDSHKEQVPANDFFKRELRSFVFSPLVVDNETVGVIAVARSRTKSFNNGEIQSIATLANQLAVIIKTRTLILDKEKRSLLEERNRIARDIHDGIAQTLAGALMKLETAQRKWEKSPDESIYLVKDSMEKLRGSLKQVRQSIYALRPNPTERVGLHTAIQQKIKIFEQETDIAFSFEQRGKIETLSSMVEKIMFETFQESVQNIIKHAQAAKVDILLSYQKESIILKVKDDGIGFSLLEAMLKAQQEPHFGILHMNDAAEKIGSSLQIDSKPGKGTEIIMIVPKMGIEGEIEHDQAYVGG, from the coding sequence ATGAAAAAGCTTCTAACTTCCCCTAAAACAGAAAGACCTGCAAGTATTTATTTATCAATCATATCCCTCATTGGATGGTTTTACGTTGGTTTGCAATTTTTTAAAGTAGATGGTGAGTTTGATCTGTGGATATATGCGATCTTACTTATTTTTTTAGCGATATGTGAATTATTTCCTGTACCCGTGTGGAAAGGCTTTACGACACTAAGTTTCCCTATCGTGTATGTTTTATTTGTTTTGTTTGGTCTTCCTCTAGCAATGATTAGCTATGCCCTTGTTATTTTTATGGTAAACATAATGGACCGCAGACCATTTCGGATTGTTTCCTTTAACCCAGCCCAGCTCGTGTTAAGTTTTTCAATTGCAGTTTTTCTTTCTGGATTATTTCTTCCGAATTTAAACCACGAAAGTGTTCTTTTAACCCAGATTATTGAGCTATTTGTTATTTCCCTTTTCTTTTATCTATTAAATAATATATTAATAGATTTGGTCTTATTGTTACGGCCGCAGAATTATCCTTTTCAATTATGGAAGCAAAAGCTTTTTTCTGAGTTAAATAGCGGCATTATATCTTTTGCATACGGCTGTTTATTTTTTATTTTAGGGAGCCAGAACCGGGGACAAATTGATGTTTTTACGTTTTTCTTTTTTTTCTCTCCACTTGTTGCGATTGCTCTCTTCAGTTCAGTAATTGCACGCTTAAAAATTGAACGAAACCGGCTAAATGCACTTTTTTCCCTAACAACAACACTCAACAAAATACTGCCTACCAAAGAGTGGATAGTGGCATTGAAATCCAGTTTTCATGAACTAATTGATGTCGAGGGCCTCGTATTATGGACAACTGAAAATGGGAGATGGAAACTAAGCTATAAAGATGGAAAGGTGAATCCAAGTTCCACTTCACTTTCAGAGGAAACTATGGAATGGTTTGAAAAAATGAAGAAACCTCTGATTATAATTGATAGTCACAAGGAACAGGTTCCTGCGAATGATTTTTTTAAAAGGGAGCTTAGAAGCTTTGTATTTTCTCCGCTCGTTGTGGATAACGAAACGGTAGGGGTCATCGCTGTTGCGAGAAGCCGGACGAAAAGTTTTAATAATGGAGAAATTCAATCCATTGCAACTCTAGCTAACCAATTGGCAGTTATTATAAAAACAAGAACGTTAATTTTAGACAAAGAAAAGCGCAGTCTTTTAGAAGAAAGGAACCGGATCGCGCGAGATATCCATGATGGAATAGCGCAAACACTAGCTGGTGCATTAATGAAGCTGGAAACTGCCCAGCGTAAATGGGAGAAGTCACCAGATGAATCGATCTATCTTGTGAAAGATAGTATGGAGAAATTGCGGGGGAGTTTAAAACAGGTCAGGCAGTCAATCTACGCATTAAGACCCAACCCAACTGAACGGGTTGGCTTGCACACAGCAATCCAGCAAAAAATAAAAATATTTGAGCAGGAAACCGATATTGCTTTCTCATTTGAGCAACGCGGCAAGATCGAAACATTAAGTTCAATGGTTGAGAAAATCATGTTTGAAACCTTTCAGGAAAGCGTACAAAATATTATCAAGCACGCTCAAGCAGCCAAAGTAGACATTCTCTTAAGTTATCAGAAAGAAAGTATTATATTAAAAGTGAAAGATGATGGTATCGGCTTTTCTTTATTGGAAGCGATGTTAAAAGCTCAGCAAGAACCCCATTTTGGTATTCTACATATGAATGATGCAGCTGAAAAGATAGGCTCTTCCCTTCAAATTGACAGTAAGCCTGGAAAGGGAACTGAGATTATTATGATTGTCCCTAAAATGGGAATAGAGGGGGAAATTGAACATGATCAAGCTTATGTTGGTGGATGA
- a CDS encoding S8 family serine peptidase — protein sequence MKINRLLLSLLLIISVVFTSVPRGEAAFQLGEAHLDPDLDALLKTTIDPIEIIVTFKGTEGPTESQTNLLKELGITQGVTFENLPIAGVLATSEQIEQLLSSPEVFSIYSNDAISYENDTGTEITGVDHLRTDDTLRKWNGGLPVTGKGVGVVVNDSGIDGTHPDLEFGEHVVQNVYGAINLHALSSLLPITYAEDVPNTDSTGGHGTHVAGIVGATGAMSGGKYEGAAPGADIIGYGSGAAVAILDVLGAFDYALTHQAQYNIRVVTNSWGTTSDAGTDFDPFDPINVATKKLYDRGIVTVFSAGNSGPGESTISGNYKKAPWVVTVAAGTKQGKLTDFSSRGVDEKGGKVIVDGQTFTWEDRPTVTAPGENIVSTRVIAPVSSLGITDDVNNIDPAHLPYYTTMSGTSMAAPHVAGIIALMLEANPLLSPDEVKEILQNTATNMPGYEEWEVGAGYVNAYAAVEAAFSNKTYGETLNMNQTFNATVDMSVIRDPFTIEYDPTSLDGNKIEFTVDEGLTELTATIHAYGLLEATGNTINLVLYAPDGTRYSSGIYVLFPLYTDRTVQVISPMPGTWTLQLEGLDGLALPETIQGHILTKRAGAFSGLNDIQGHQAEAAIKVGVTERLIDSYPDGTYRPDDALKRIDLAKFLVMGAGVRQYLPLTGEASFKDVKASDLSYAEAVAAYGAALRDVAYNNKGVLLPTADGKFSPNQTVTRAELAYSLVQNLGLQSEAEALMNEPLTVQYGDLRIPIEDSAEVPAHLRGYVQLTLDLNILNAYFSVVQGPYDLTPTVTAAFSPNAQVTRGDYAVAITRYFAAY from the coding sequence ATGAAAATAAATAGGCTGCTTTTATCATTATTACTTATTATATCAGTCGTTTTTACTTCAGTTCCAAGGGGTGAGGCAGCGTTTCAATTAGGGGAAGCTCACTTAGATCCTGACCTTGATGCTCTTTTGAAGACAACAATTGATCCAATAGAGATTATTGTAACCTTTAAAGGAACAGAAGGACCAACAGAATCACAAACGAACCTTTTAAAAGAACTAGGCATTACACAAGGAGTTACGTTTGAAAATCTTCCGATCGCAGGTGTACTTGCAACTTCTGAGCAAATTGAGCAATTACTGTCAAGTCCAGAAGTTTTTTCAATTTATAGCAATGATGCCATTTCGTATGAAAATGACACTGGTACAGAAATTACGGGTGTTGATCATTTACGGACCGATGATACACTGCGGAAATGGAATGGGGGACTTCCAGTTACGGGGAAAGGAGTTGGAGTTGTAGTTAATGACAGCGGAATCGACGGAACCCACCCTGACTTAGAATTTGGAGAGCATGTCGTGCAAAATGTATATGGTGCTATTAATCTTCATGCACTCAGTTCCTTACTGCCAATTACGTATGCAGAAGATGTTCCGAACACAGACAGTACAGGTGGTCATGGGACTCACGTTGCAGGGATTGTTGGGGCGACCGGGGCAATGTCTGGCGGCAAATACGAGGGGGCAGCACCTGGTGCAGATATAATCGGCTATGGCTCTGGTGCAGCTGTTGCAATCCTCGATGTACTGGGTGCTTTCGATTATGCTCTTACTCATCAGGCTCAGTACAACATTCGTGTGGTTACGAATTCTTGGGGTACAACCAGTGATGCAGGTACTGACTTTGACCCGTTTGACCCAATCAATGTAGCCACTAAAAAATTATACGACCGTGGAATTGTTACTGTATTTTCAGCAGGAAATTCTGGACCTGGTGAATCCACCATTTCTGGTAATTATAAAAAGGCTCCTTGGGTCGTAACTGTCGCTGCAGGAACTAAGCAAGGAAAACTTACTGACTTTTCGTCTAGAGGGGTTGACGAAAAAGGTGGAAAGGTAATTGTTGACGGACAAACCTTTACTTGGGAAGATCGTCCGACCGTTACCGCACCTGGGGAAAATATCGTATCAACCAGGGTAATTGCTCCTGTTTCTAGCTTAGGTATTACCGACGATGTTAATAATATTGATCCAGCCCATTTACCTTACTATACAACAATGAGCGGTACTTCAATGGCTGCCCCCCATGTAGCTGGAATCATCGCACTGATGCTTGAGGCCAATCCGCTTTTATCTCCAGATGAGGTAAAAGAAATTCTGCAAAACACCGCCACTAATATGCCGGGTTATGAAGAGTGGGAAGTGGGAGCGGGTTACGTCAATGCTTACGCAGCTGTAGAAGCAGCCTTCTCAAATAAGACTTATGGTGAGACACTCAATATGAATCAGACGTTCAACGCAACTGTAGACATGAGTGTCATTAGAGATCCTTTTACAATTGAATACGATCCTACAAGCTTAGATGGAAATAAAATCGAATTCACTGTTGATGAGGGATTAACAGAATTAACAGCTACCATTCATGCATATGGTTTGTTAGAGGCAACAGGAAATACAATCAATCTTGTCTTGTATGCTCCAGATGGTACTCGCTATAGTTCTGGTATTTATGTATTATTCCCGTTATATACGGATCGAACAGTGCAAGTTATTTCACCTATGCCGGGAACGTGGACTTTACAGCTTGAAGGACTAGATGGATTAGCATTGCCTGAAACGATCCAAGGACATATTCTGACGAAACGGGCCGGTGCTTTCTCAGGTCTCAATGATATTCAAGGCCATCAGGCTGAAGCTGCGATTAAAGTTGGGGTTACGGAGAGATTAATAGATAGCTATCCAGATGGTACTTATAGACCTGATGATGCCTTAAAGCGAATAGATTTGGCTAAATTTCTAGTTATGGGTGCAGGTGTCCGTCAATATCTTCCTTTAACTGGGGAAGCTAGTTTTAAGGATGTAAAAGCCAGCGATCTTTCCTATGCAGAGGCAGTAGCTGCCTATGGTGCAGCGCTGCGAGATGTTGCTTATAACAATAAAGGAGTTTTACTTCCAACGGCTGATGGTAAGTTTTCACCAAATCAGACCGTAACAAGAGCTGAATTAGCTTATAGTCTCGTTCAAAACTTAGGCCTGCAATCTGAAGCGGAAGCTTTAATGAATGAGCCACTAACGGTACAATATGGTGACCTAAGAATACCGATTGAGGATTCAGCTGAAGTACCTGCTCATCTCCGCGGATATGTTCAGCTTACTTTAGATTTAAATATATTAAATGCATATTTTAGTGTGGTGCAGGGTCCGTATGACCTAACCCCAACTGTGACTGCTGCCTTTAGTCCAAATGCTCAAGTGACTCGTGGAGATTATGCCGTTGCAATTACTCGTTATTTTGCTGCTTATTAG
- a CDS encoding Type 1 glutamine amidotransferase-like domain-containing protein, giving the protein MDRHLYLFGGGPPFTKNMAKQFTQISLKLNQPVSILFVERDGWEQYMPKYTQALEELGLNDFYFLPLPTTPIKEVIQCLTHSSGIIIGGGNTNLYADYIVESTISNKIKECYERGIPVAGFSAGALISPELCIISPKDNEWNEFQQRKGIGLISETVIAVHFSQWDDEDHLRKAASKYSHYKNYGIDEETGLYFLNGCLEDMDGNSVYRLEKGILLKIH; this is encoded by the coding sequence ATGGATAGACATCTTTATCTATTTGGGGGAGGACCTCCATTTACAAAAAACATGGCCAAACAATTCACCCAAATTTCATTGAAGCTTAATCAACCAGTTTCGATATTATTTGTAGAAAGAGACGGCTGGGAACAGTATATGCCTAAATATACTCAAGCTTTAGAGGAACTGGGTTTAAATGATTTTTATTTCCTGCCCCTCCCGACAACCCCTATCAAGGAAGTTATTCAGTGTCTCACTCACAGTTCGGGTATTATAATCGGTGGAGGAAATACGAATTTATATGCGGATTACATTGTAGAATCCACTATTTCAAATAAGATAAAAGAGTGCTATGAAAGGGGTATCCCTGTCGCGGGATTTTCAGCTGGAGCTCTTATAAGCCCTGAACTTTGTATTATCTCCCCAAAAGATAATGAATGGAATGAATTTCAGCAGAGAAAGGGGATAGGCTTGATTTCCGAAACAGTAATTGCTGTACATTTTTCGCAATGGGATGATGAAGATCATTTAAGAAAAGCAGCTAGTAAATATAGTCACTATAAAAATTACGGTATCGATGAAGAGACGGGTCTTTATTTTCTGAATGGATGTCTTGAAGATATGGATGGGAATAGTGTTTATCGTTTAGAAAAAGGCATCTTGCTAAAAATCCATTAG
- a CDS encoding dimethylarginine dimethylaminohydrolase family protein produces MPQLKTFCASEYDPLKRVILCEPQYMTIRQVINDTQKKFKDEGIHIEKALKQHKQFVQILLDHGIDVILLPPRRKFPEQVFTRDIGFTLGPIIYVADMAHDVRKGEEQMLKHWLEDQEISYFNLVGNHIEGGDVIIDRDTIYIGISNRTDKETIQYLQNIVRDFEVVPVPFTEKYLHLDCVFNIISPKEALFFPGAFTQKEINFLTARYDLIEVNGDEQFQLGTNVLSIGNKKILSLPVNTEVNRELRKRGYEIIEVDITEIIKSGGSFRCCTMPLVRAEA; encoded by the coding sequence TTGCCGCAGCTAAAAACATTTTGTGCCAGTGAATATGATCCATTAAAACGCGTAATTTTATGTGAACCTCAATATATGACAATCCGGCAGGTAATAAATGATACACAGAAGAAGTTTAAGGATGAAGGAATCCATATTGAAAAGGCTTTGAAGCAGCATAAACAGTTTGTACAAATCCTTTTAGATCATGGAATTGATGTCATACTATTGCCGCCAAGAAGGAAATTTCCGGAGCAGGTTTTTACCCGCGACATTGGTTTTACACTCGGCCCCATTATTTATGTAGCCGATATGGCACATGATGTCCGTAAAGGGGAAGAGCAAATGTTAAAGCATTGGCTCGAGGATCAGGAAATCTCTTATTTTAATTTAGTCGGAAACCATATTGAGGGCGGCGATGTCATTATAGATCGAGATACAATCTACATAGGGATTAGTAACCGGACTGATAAAGAAACGATTCAATATTTACAAAATATCGTTCGTGACTTCGAAGTCGTTCCTGTGCCTTTTACTGAAAAATACTTACATTTGGATTGTGTCTTTAATATCATTTCCCCTAAAGAAGCGTTATTTTTCCCAGGAGCTTTTACTCAAAAAGAAATCAATTTTTTAACTGCACGTTATGATTTAATTGAAGTAAATGGGGACGAACAATTTCAGCTAGGAACCAACGTCCTTTCTATAGGTAATAAAAAAATACTAAGCCTCCCGGTCAATACTGAAGTTAACAGAGAACTCCGAAAACGCGGATACGAAATCATAGAAGTCGATATCACGGAAATAATTAAATCAGGCGGCTCTTTCCGGTGTTGTACCATGCCTCTGGTCCGGGCTGAAGCTTGA
- a CDS encoding YfiT family bacillithiol transferase, which translates to MMEQKYPIGKFTFNGDFSQSVLEEWIRDIEKLPHLVREAVQDLSQEQLDTPYRQGGWTIRQVVHHLADSHMNAYIRIKLAITEHNPTIKPYEEAEWAKLPDYELPIDVSLKLLESLHQRWAYLLRNLKPDDLEKTFNHPDSGKNSIHLSIGTYSWHGKHHLAHITNLLQSKGWNR; encoded by the coding sequence TTGATGGAACAAAAATATCCGATTGGAAAATTTACATTTAATGGTGATTTTTCACAAAGTGTACTTGAAGAGTGGATTCGGGATATCGAGAAGTTGCCACATTTAGTGCGCGAAGCCGTTCAAGATTTAAGTCAGGAACAACTGGATACACCGTATCGCCAAGGAGGCTGGACGATAAGGCAAGTTGTCCATCATTTGGCTGACAGTCATATGAATGCATATATTCGGATTAAGTTAGCTATCACAGAACATAATCCGACTATTAAACCTTATGAAGAGGCAGAATGGGCCAAGCTTCCAGATTACGAATTACCCATTGATGTTTCCTTAAAATTGCTTGAATCTCTACATCAACGCTGGGCGTATCTATTAAGAAATTTAAAACCAGACGACTTAGAAAAGACATTTAACCACCCTGATTCAGGCAAAAATTCAATCCACTTAAGTATTGGAACCTATTCATGGCATGGGAAACATCATCTTGCTCATATTACAAATTTACTCCAAAGTAAAGGCTGGAACAGATAA
- a CDS encoding response regulator, with protein MIKLMLVDDHAILRDGLRNLLEVEEDIKVVGEAVSGEDALHKIGDCGPDVVLMDINMPKMNGVEVTGLLKKKFPDTKVLILTMHSHDEYFMSAIREGADGYLLKDAPFDQVIEAIRTVARGQSVIHPTMTKKLLNFHQQKWQEEESTVLTDREKDVLQCLVEGLSNKEIAEKLFISDKTVKIHVSKIFKKLNVKSRSQVVIYAVQHQLVTLPDSN; from the coding sequence ATGATCAAGCTTATGTTGGTGGATGATCATGCTATCCTTCGGGATGGTTTACGCAACTTATTAGAGGTAGAAGAAGATATAAAGGTAGTAGGGGAAGCCGTTTCTGGCGAAGATGCACTACATAAAATCGGAGATTGTGGTCCAGATGTTGTTCTTATGGATATCAATATGCCAAAAATGAACGGGGTAGAGGTAACAGGATTATTGAAAAAAAAGTTTCCTGACACAAAAGTGTTAATCTTAACGATGCATAGTCATGATGAATATTTTATGTCAGCTATTCGGGAAGGGGCAGATGGATATTTATTAAAAGATGCTCCTTTTGATCAAGTTATAGAAGCAATCAGAACAGTCGCAAGAGGCCAGTCTGTTATCCATCCTACAATGACAAAAAAGTTGCTAAATTTTCATCAGCAGAAGTGGCAAGAAGAAGAAAGCACCGTACTCACAGATCGGGAAAAAGATGTATTGCAGTGTCTGGTTGAGGGTTTATCGAACAAAGAGATAGCAGAAAAGTTATTTATCAGTGATAAAACGGTAAAAATTCATGTCAGTAAAATCTTTAAAAAGCTAAACGTAAAAAGCAGGTCTCAGGTGGTCATTTATGCAGTCCAGCATCAGCTGGTAACTTTGCCTGATTCTAATTAG
- a CDS encoding class I SAM-dependent methyltransferase has translation MPINFHSHENKKSYATRNADDSWIKCINEIVDPKGKTIVDIGCGGGIYTHALAEMGAGKVTGIDFSEQMIAGAKENSKDCPKVSFVIGNALDTKLPDCHYDIVIERALIHHIDDIQTCFKEVHRLLKPGGTCIIQDRTPDDCFLDGGPIHIRGYFFELFPKLKNVEMTRRHRSKAVIHALLDAGFNQIKQMHLWEVRKIYQDTGELEADLLNRTGRSILHELDNKQLISLVDFIKSQLYNRRTQEIIEKDRWTIWTGVKGEKGRKKSH, from the coding sequence ATGCCAATTAATTTTCATAGTCACGAAAATAAAAAATCCTATGCCACAAGAAATGCTGATGACTCATGGATAAAATGTATAAATGAAATCGTAGATCCCAAAGGAAAAACAATTGTCGATATTGGGTGCGGGGGAGGAATTTATACGCATGCATTGGCAGAAATGGGAGCGGGGAAAGTAACAGGCATAGATTTTTCTGAACAAATGATTGCAGGTGCAAAAGAAAATAGTAAAGATTGCCCCAAGGTTTCATTTGTAATAGGAAATGCATTGGACACAAAACTTCCTGATTGCCATTATGACATTGTTATAGAAAGAGCCCTGATTCATCATATTGATGATATACAAACATGTTTTAAAGAAGTCCATCGATTATTAAAGCCGGGGGGGACATGTATCATTCAAGATCGGACACCTGACGATTGTTTCCTGGATGGCGGCCCTATTCATATAAGGGGATACTTTTTTGAATTATTCCCAAAGCTAAAAAACGTGGAAATGACAAGAAGACATAGGAGCAAAGCAGTTATTCATGCTTTATTGGATGCAGGATTTAATCAAATAAAACAAATGCATTTATGGGAAGTGAGAAAGATATATCAAGATACGGGAGAGTTAGAGGCTGATCTTTTAAATCGAACCGGAAGATCTATCCTGCATGAATTAGACAATAAGCAATTAATAAGTCTCGTAGATTTTATCAAAAGTCAACTATACAATAGACGTACCCAGGAAATAATTGAAAAAGACAGGTGGACTATTTGGACTGGGGTGAAAGGGGAGAAGGGTCGAAAAAAAAGTCATTGA
- a CDS encoding RNA polymerase sigma factor, which yields MDQEVIKQNVNKWYEKYSNDIYQYIFFMIGDHEMAKDLVHDTFLRSYSNYLSFRGGNEKGWLFRIARNITIDFIRKKKPISYLMNTDMQVKANELLPENVVTINESEKELYAALTRLKRSYRDVIILRKLKDFSIQETADILGWNESKVKSTLFRGLKELKKELVKEGYQHEKLSRNG from the coding sequence TTGGATCAAGAAGTAATCAAGCAAAATGTGAATAAGTGGTATGAAAAGTATAGCAATGATATATATCAATATATTTTCTTTATGATTGGGGATCATGAAATGGCGAAGGACCTTGTTCATGATACTTTTCTTCGTTCTTATAGCAATTATTTATCATTTAGGGGAGGAAATGAAAAAGGCTGGCTGTTTCGGATTGCCCGGAACATAACAATTGATTTTATTAGAAAAAAGAAGCCTATTTCCTATTTGATGAATACTGACATGCAGGTTAAAGCTAATGAATTATTACCTGAAAATGTAGTGACCATAAATGAATCTGAAAAAGAGCTCTATGCTGCATTAACTAGGCTAAAAAGATCGTACAGGGATGTCATTATCTTAAGAAAACTAAAGGATTTTTCAATTCAGGAAACAGCTGACATACTTGGCTGGAACGAATCGAAAGTGAAATCGACCCTATTTAGAGGGTTGAAGGAGTTAAAAAAGGAGTTAGTAAAGGAGGGATATCAACATGAAAAACTATCAAGAAACGGATGA